Genomic segment of Ewingella sp. CoE-038-23:
ACTAAATTGAGATTTTTTAGTCATATTTATCTGAGAGTTTTTATTGCGTCACAGAGCCGCAGACAGCAAGCCCTGCGGGGACAAACCGCATTAAACTCACACAGAAATATAAGCATTATTAATTAATGTATTTGACCCAAAGAAATATAATTCAATAAATTCATTGATTCACACTCGAAGACATACTTTGTATGGGTCTAATGAGTTAAACCAACCTTAAGAATTTTCCCACAAATTTTAGAATGAAGTTTGTATCTCAATAGAAATATATTCGTTAGCTGAACTTACAGAGTACTGACAAAAGCATTGGCAGAAAATGCGAATCAGCTCTGTTAATTTATCCAGTCTCAGTAAACAATACATTGAGGTCTATTAGGATATCTTTTATACACTAAAGAGACACCTAAGAACCCAACTCAGTTCAATTTTTTAAATTTCTCTTATTATCCGGTGACTTACAAAGTGATCTTTGAGCATTAATTGCTCTTTCTGTACTCCATGCATTACGCCTATGGGCAGTAAGTGCAATCCACACAGAGCATCCATCTAGAAAAAAGTGAAAATGTAGTGTTTAACTCCACGTTAAAAATACAACGCCTCTACTTACTTCACTAACCACAGGGTGAGTAATGTTTTGCACCAAAGCTGGGCACTGCCCTTCAAAAGAGGTCTGAGTGAGAGTAAATTGGCTGCTTCGCTTTGTTCCACGGCATTGGCGCCAAGGAAGAACAGGCTTTACATAAAAGGCTCACCATTACATGTCCCCGATTGAAAAATCCCGCAAACTGGACAACGTCTGCTACGACATTCGCGGCCCGGTACTCAAAGAAGCAAAACGTCTGGAAGAAGAAGGTAATAAGGTCCTCAAACTGAACATCGGCAACCCTGCCCCGTTCGGTTTTGACGCGCCTGATGAGATTCTGGTCGACGTTATCCGAAACTTACCGACCGCTCAGGGTTATTGTGACTCGAAAGGCCTTTTTTCTGCCCGTAAAGCCATCATGCAGCATTATCAGGCGCGCGAAATGCGTGATATCACCGTTGAAGATATCTATATCGGCAACGGCGTGTCTGAACTGATCGTGCAATCAATGCAGGCGCTGTTGAATACCGGCGACGAAATGCTGGTTCCGGCTCCTGATTACCCACTGTGGACCGCCGCAGTTTCGCTGTCCGGCGGTAATGCCGTTCACTATCTTTGCGACGAAGGAGCAGACTGGTTCCCGGACCTCGACGACATTCGCGCCAAAATCACCCCGCGCACTCGCGGGATTGTGATCATCAACCCGAACAACCCGACGGGCGCGGTTTATAGCAAAGAGCTGCTGCTGGAGATCGTCAAGATAGCTCGCGAGCACAACCTGATCATCTTCTCTGATGAAATCTACGACAAGATTCTGTATGACGACGCCGAGCACATTTCTATCGCTTCGCTGGCGCCGGACCTGTTGACCGTTACCTTTAACGGCCTGTCGAAAACCTACCGCGTGGCGGGTTTCCGTCAGGGCTGGATGGTGCTGAACGGGCCGAAAAAACACGCCAAAGGCTATATCGAAGGTTTGGAAATGCTGGCGTCGATGCGCCTGTGCGCCAACGTGCCGATGCAGCACGCCATTCAAACCGCGCTGGGCGGCTACCAAAGTATCAGCGAGTTTATTCAGCCGGGCGGCCGCCTGTATGAACAGCGGGACAGAGCCTGGGAGTTGATCAATCAGATCCCGGGGGTCTCCTGCGTCAAGCCGAAAGGCGCGCTGTACATGTTCCCGAAAATCGACGCCAAGCGTTTTAATATTCACGATGACCAGAAGATGGTGCTGGATCTGCTGTTACAGCAAAAAGTCCTGCTGGTTCAAGGCTCGGCGTTCAACTGGCCGTATCCTGACCACGTGCGCATCGTCACCCTGCCGCGCGTCGACGAGCTGGAAATGGCCGTGGGTAAACTCGGTCGCTTCCTCGAAACCTATCGTCAGTAAGTTCGTCCATCAAGGGCGTCGCGCCGCCGACGCCCTGCTCCTTCCCAATGATTTTTGTTGTTATCAGGGTGACACAGCCCCATTCCATGCTCACAATAGTGTTCATTCGCCGTAGATATTTGAGAGTGTTATGAGCCAAAGCCACTTCTTTGCCCACCTGTCTCGTTTGAAATTGATTGGCCGCTGGCCGCTGATGCGCAATGTGCGTACTGAGAACGTCTCTGAGCACAGCCTGCAGGTGGCTTTCGTCGCCCACGCCCTGGCCCTGATCAAAAACCGCAAGTTTAATGGCAACCTCAATGCCGAGCGCGTCGCTCTGCTGGCGATGTACCACGACGCCAGCGAGGTGCTGACCGGCGACATGCCGACGCCCATCAAGTATTACAACCCGCAGATCGCCCACGAATACAAAAAGATAGAGAAAATTGCTCAGCAGAAGCTGATCGAGATGCTGCCGCTGGAGCTGCAGGATGATTTCCGTTCATTGATTGACGAGCACTATTACAGTGAAGAGGAAAAACTGACGGTGAAACAGGCGGATGCCCTATGCGCCTATTTGAAATGTCTGGAAGAGTTGTCGGCGGGTAATAACGAATTCAAGCTGGCGAAGGCCCGTCTGGAGAAGACGCTGGCGCTGCGCCAAAGCCCGGAAATGGACTACTTTATGGAGGTCTTCATTCCGAGCTTTAGTCTGTCACTGGATGAAATCAGCCTCGACTCCCCGCTCTGAGTGCTTAAAACGGAAACAGCAGCGGTACCAGAAACACGCTGATGGCCATCACCATCAGCGTAAAAGGCACGCCAATGCGAATAAAGTCGCTGAAACTGTAATTGCCCGGCACCATTACCAGCGTATTCACCGGTGAAGAAACCGGCGTCATAAAGGCCGCCGAGGCCGCAATCGCAATGATCATGGTGAAGGGATAAGGCGACAGCCCCATCTGCTGGGCCGTGGCAATGGCAATCGGCGCCATCAGCACCGCCGTGGCGGTATTGGAAATAAACAGGCCAATGGTCGCGCAGAGCACAAACAGGCTGAGCAGCATGATATGCGGGCCATAGCCGCCACTGACGTCCATCAGCCCTTTGACAATCAGCGCCACCCCACCGGTCTTCTGCAATGCCAGCGCAAAGGGCATCATCCCCACGATAAGCAGCAGGCTCGGCCAGTGAATGGATTTATAAGCCCCTTCCATGGTGATACAGCGGAATTTGCCCATCAGCAGGCAGGCAACAATGGCGGCAATCACGTTCGGCACTTCATCCGTCAGCATCAGCGCCACCATCAGCGCCAAGCAGAACAACGCGTGCGGGGCCTGACTGACGGCGGGCGCGACGTCATCCACCTCGGCGGGCAGATTCAAGACAATAAAATGATGAGTTTGCTGCTGAAGCTGGCGGATAAGCTTCCAGTCGCCGATAACCAGCAAGGTATCGCCCAGCTGAAGTTCTTCGTCGATAAGCTTGCCTTCGAGGGCTTCGCCGTTGCGGCGAATGCCAACCACGTTAAGCCCGTAACGCGAGCGGAAACTCACCTGCTGCAAGCTTTTGCCCAGCAGCTCGGAATCGGGAATCAG
This window contains:
- the yfbR gene encoding 5'-deoxynucleotidase, yielding MSQSHFFAHLSRLKLIGRWPLMRNVRTENVSEHSLQVAFVAHALALIKNRKFNGNLNAERVALLAMYHDASEVLTGDMPTPIKYYNPQIAHEYKKIEKIAQQKLIEMLPLELQDDFRSLIDEHYYSEEEKLTVKQADALCAYLKCLEELSAGNNEFKLAKARLEKTLALRQSPEMDYFMEVFIPSFSLSLDEISLDSPL
- a CDS encoding pyridoxal phosphate-dependent aminotransferase, translated to MSPIEKSRKLDNVCYDIRGPVLKEAKRLEEEGNKVLKLNIGNPAPFGFDAPDEILVDVIRNLPTAQGYCDSKGLFSARKAIMQHYQAREMRDITVEDIYIGNGVSELIVQSMQALLNTGDEMLVPAPDYPLWTAAVSLSGGNAVHYLCDEGADWFPDLDDIRAKITPRTRGIVIINPNNPTGAVYSKELLLEIVKIAREHNLIIFSDEIYDKILYDDAEHISIASLAPDLLTVTFNGLSKTYRVAGFRQGWMVLNGPKKHAKGYIEGLEMLASMRLCANVPMQHAIQTALGGYQSISEFIQPGGRLYEQRDRAWELINQIPGVSCVKPKGALYMFPKIDAKRFNIHDDQKMVLDLLLQQKVLLVQGSAFNWPYPDHVRIVTLPRVDELEMAVGKLGRFLETYRQ